AAAATGGTTTTTCCGATGTTGACTAAAAATAGCTACACCTCCCCTGCTCTCATCAGGGCTTCTCAGCTTAAGCAACAAGGGTGCTGGCCGTGGTCGATTCACTGCAGGAGTAAAGTTGACATCAAGAAGTTAGAAAGGGGTTGGGGCTTTGCTTTCCTTTGTTAGAAATCCACAGACAACATTCTTCCAAACCAAAAGCCTCCATAAATAACACATTTTGAGATATCAAACTATACAGGGCAAATATAAGACAATTCAACCAAGTAACTCATAATTACTCAAATGAGAAGTAACTTAAAACGGAGTAAAGTGCAGAGGGGCTTACTATTTCCACACAGGTGGAAGCTTCTTGGTCTTCTTGTAGTAACGGGCCAAGCGGTGAATCCTGCTCTCAACCAAAATCAACCTGAACTTTGAATCCTTATCCTTCCTGTTCCTCTCCAAATGCTTCCTGATGGCCACAGCCTTCTTGATTAAATGGTACAGATCCTCAGGAATCTCGGGCGCAAGAGCTGAAACAGCATTAACACCAACCAGCAATCAATCAGCTAGTGCAAATATATGTAggaataaatattaattaatttcgagAGCACCAAGTCTCAATACCGTGAGCCTTCAAAATGCGAAGGATTTTGCTGCCGGTAACGCTTTTCACCTGAGCAATACCATGTGAGTCACGAAGAATCACACCGATTTGTGACGGTGTCAATCCTTTCTTCGCGAATTTGCAAATACTCTCCTCAACCTATAGAATGTGAATTTCAACAATTACAAAAATACATTACCAATTTACCATAGCATAACATGTAAAGCATTACACAAATGCGAGATTTAGATCAGACTTATTTACATCTTGAGACGAGATTTTGAGCCAGGTAGGGGCAGATCTCTTGTAAGGCAGAGCTGATGCAGAAATACCTTTActgaaatcaaacaaaaaacgAGCACGCAAAATCCATAACTACGggaaaatcaaatgaaaaaaagcGTAAATAGAGTGATGGAGATGGAGGTTACCCTCTGCTATGCATACGACCCATGGCGGAGTAGCTGTGAGTTCAATCGGATGAAATTTGTTCTATATCCAATTTGAAGGCCACGAACCCTAGCTCCACAGTAAAAGCATTGAGGTTGAAGATTAGGGTTTTAATATGCTTATGAAGGCAATGCAGAAATTATATTGGGCCGGCCCACTTATTATTAATATGCAAATTTTTGTTGGGCTTATAAATGTTAAATGGGCTTATATACTTACTCAGTGAAATTTAATGATCAAATCgaacttttacttttatgaatattgtgaaattaaaaattttaataatattttttatatattaaaatcaaatcaaatataaaaattggaaCAAATAATGCTAAATGTGCGACAAACGAGAGTAATACTCACGTAACATATGCAGGATATTAttcctttaaaaatataataagtatTGAATTGACCTTTCCATGAGATTTAATGATTCACTTTTTTGTGTTACTCCATGCACAACTTTCAATGTTTTCATACATACTACCTCAATCcataataatacaaaaattaataaaataaaaagatgttataaatatattgcATAGTTAATACTACTCGGTCAATAAAAATGCAcgattttaatacaaaattagtaaaataaaaaagatattataaacaatattCTATAGTTAAAAGTGTTTTAAGTGAAAAGTAGATGAAAACTAAATTTAGTAGACAACTCAATATGGtgatgtaaattttttttatttcaaatttgtattcTTTACTTGAATTTGTTTATCTATTATTGTGAGtttattgcaaaattaaagtacattagtactccattatttttaacaatttaaaaacaataatactattatgATGTAATGTATTATtgtaaaatatactagtattttatagtaataaattttattaaaagaatCTCATCACAAAAGACACTATCTCCCAAACAACAAGAGTATGCTAAAAAggataaattatgaaataggCATTCCTTTTTCATAAGATATGagtcaataaataaatgaaacttgCTACCTACAACAATAAATGAAgttcaaaatcaataaaatcgAACATATGCATCTTCACGACTTCACGGCTTGTGAAAAGCATGAACCTCCCCTCTCACTCACCTGCAATGACAGCTTAAATCAGAACATCAAACAGTTCCAAACCAATTGGCCTCCAAAAATGTTATGAATCATAAACTAAGAGATAGCGATAAGATCCCACATCGGCTTCACACGAAAGTGTGAAATAGCATGGTTTTGGGTTAAGTTAGGGCTTCCTGCTATGATTATCCGATAAACTGCTGAATAATTATACTAGGAAAAAATTCTCCAGTTACAGAGTATTTTTCGATGGCAATGGAGCCAGAAAGAAGAGATACACATCATGTAAGAAAGAGCTTAGAAGAAATGTTTCCTTGTGCAGATGATCACATTATCTAGGCACAGGCACTGCAAAGTTCAGATACACACAGCATGTAGTTCAATATGCATTACAAATCACACATCGAATCAGGAAACTGCATTCTATCAGCCCACAAAACATGGT
The genomic region above belongs to Salvia hispanica cultivar TCC Black 2014 chromosome 3, UniMelb_Shisp_WGS_1.0, whole genome shotgun sequence and contains:
- the LOC125212199 gene encoding 40S ribosomal protein S13-2, encoding MGRMHSRGKGISASALPYKRSAPTWLKISSQDVEESICKFAKKGLTPSQIGVILRDSHGIAQVKSVTGSKILRILKAHALAPEIPEDLYHLIKKAVAIRKHLERNRKDKDSKFRLILVESRIHRLARYYKKTKKLPPVWKYESTTASTLVA